The genomic segment TATTTATCCCCTTTCACTACTGCGAGTAGGTCTTCTTCTTTGCCGATCAGGTATTCTTTCCCATCGACCTTCACTTCATCTGGACCATAGCTCTTGTAGATCACCCGGTCACCAGCTTTGACTTCCTTCACGTCCTTGCCAACAGCGATAACTTTTGCCATCTTTGGCTTTTCT from the bacterium genome contains:
- a CDS encoding co-chaperone GroES; the protein is MNLQPLADRIVMEQLEAEETTASGIVLPGSAQEKPKMAKVIAVGKDVKEVKAGDRVIYKSYGPDEVKVDGKEYLIGKEEDLLAVVKGDK